In the genome of Rhipicephalus microplus isolate Deutch F79 unplaced genomic scaffold, USDA_Rmic scaffold_21, whole genome shotgun sequence, one region contains:
- the LOC142785398 gene encoding hemoglobin-3-like, whose translation MGDGPCKTGELPNTVSGLKENEKNLIESTWRDFCSNNHEYGLLHFLSLFVRHPEYLPMFRDFRAKHPALSAHGCVIGYHLTSMVDNILDLATFEVLVRHNATQHFRRHGVRQRHFEVIVIDVLQAEEKRLMTLTTVCAWEKFLSVSILRL comes from the coding sequence ATGGGTGACGGGCCGTGCAAGACGGGCGAGCTGCCGAACACGGTATCGGGCTTGAAGGAGAACGAAAAGAATCTCATCGAGAGCACTTGGCGCGACTTCTGCAGCAACAACCATGAGTACGGCCTCCTCCACTTCCTCTCGCTATTCGTGAGGCATCCCGAGTACCTGCCCATGTTCCGCGATTTCCGCGCCAAGCACCCGGCGTTGAGCGCGCACGGTTGCGTCATCGGCTACCACCTGACGTCTATGGTGGACAACATCCTCGACCTGGCCACCTTCGAGGTGCTGGTACGCCACAACGCGACCCAacactttcgccgccatggcgtCAGGCAGCGTCACTTCGAGGTGATTGTGATAGACGTTCTCCAGGCCGAGGAAAAACGCCTGATGACGCTCACCACCGTTTGTGCTTGGGAGAAGTTCTTGTCGGTGAGCATTTTGAGGCTGTAG